Below is a window of Culturomica massiliensis DNA.
GTAACCGTTGATTCGGATTCTCTGGCTTTTGCTGCTTCAGAGTTACGGCGTATTTTACAGGAGCGTACCGGGCTTTCAGTAACCGGAACGGCCGGTGAAGGATCGGTGATAAGTCTGCAAGTAGATCCGGCAATGGAAGGGAAAGAGCATTATATATTGTCGGTTGAGCGTGACCGGATGGTGATTAAAGGAGCTACACCGGGAGCCGTATATTGGGGAATCATGACATTGGATCAATTGTTATTGGGGGATGTGTGCCGTTCTGCCGGAGCCAGAATTGCTCCTGTATATATTGACGATGCGCCCCGTTTTGCTTACCGGGCATTGATGCTCGATCCTGCCCGTCATTTTTTACCGGTAAAGGATGTGAAATTTTTTATCGATCAGATGGTCCGCTACAAATACAATGTATTGCAATTGCATCTGACTGATGATCAGGGTTGGCGTGTAGAGATCCGGAAATATCCTGCTCTGACGGCTGTCGGGGCAAACCGGAATCCGCAAGGAGGGAATGAAGGGCCGGACAACGGATTTTATACCCAGGAGGAATTGAAAGAGTTGGTGCGTTATGCTGCGGAGAGAAATGTAGAAATTGTGCCGGAGCTGGATATCCCCGGTCATACCGTTGCCGTATTGGCTGCTTTTCCGGAACTGGGGTGTCCCCATACGGAATCGGTTCAGAAAGTGATGGGAGAGACGGTGAATTTGATGTTATGTGCGGGGAACGATAAAGTTTATAAACTTTATGAGGATATTATTCAAGAGGTGGCGGCAATTTTCCCTTCGAAGCGAATACATTTGGGAGGCGATGAAGCGATTATTGAAGAAAACTGGATGCGGTGTGAGCGATGCCGTGCCTTGATGAAGGAAAAGGGCTATGCGAAAGTCAGCGAGTTAATGGGATATTTTTTCGGAAGAATACTGCCTTATGTCCGGGATAACGGAAAAGAAGCGATTTTGTGGTGTGAACTGGATAATATCCGGATGCCTGTCTCCGGGTATCTTTTCCCTTATCCGCAGGATGTGACGTTAGTGACCTGGCGTTATGGCCTGACCCCTTTTTGTATGGATTTGACTCTGCAACACGGGCATCAATTGATTATGGCGCCCGGAGAGTATGCTTATTTGGATTATCCCCAATGGCCGGGAGATCTGCCTGAATTTAATAATTGGGGAATGCCGGTTACTTCTTTAGAGACGTGTTATCGCTTTGACCCCGGATATGGCCGCCCGGCAACGGAGCAAAATCATATATTGGGAATAATGGGGACCTTGTGGGGAGAGGCTATCAAGGATATCAACCGGGTGACTTATATGACTTATCCCCGGGCATTGGCATTGGCGGAAGCAGGTTGGACCCGGATGGAGTTCCGGAAATGGGATTCTTTCCGGGAACGTTTGTATCCGAATTTAATGAATTTAATGCGTCACGGGGTTTCGGTGAGGGCTCCTTTTGAAATAGGGCGTTGAGAAGTTTTATCCTGCCCTGTCAGAACAGGATAAAACCCGGTTTCTTTGTTTTTAAAGCTTGAATTCGAGATTGAGGTATATAAAAGATTCGGCTTTGCCGTTTTGAGGATTCCAGTTTCTGAAATTGGGAGAGAGTTTCAAAAAACGGATCGGTGTATACTGTACTCCGGCAAGTATGCGTTGTCCGTCTGTTTCCCGGAATTGTTCTTCCTGGGAATGTAGGTAGTCGTAACGGCCGAAAACCGTGAATTTTTTTCCTGCGTTGACGGAAGTGTAGACCGAATAGCCGTCTTTATTGTTTCCTTCTGTAAAAGTGGCATTCCATAATTTGTTGTATTCTGCTCCGATACGGAACAGTTTGTGCCGGTAACCGGCAAAGAGGGAAAGGTTCGACTGGTTTTCCGTGGAATCGCTGTTTCCTGTATAAATATCTCCGTATATCCGGAATGTGAGATCGGTGACGGGGGTAAGGGTTACTCCGGCTCCATAGCGGTAATTGTTGTCTTTATTGATCTTTTTGTAGCCTTCTCCGTTTGTAAAAGAGAGATCAGCACTTATGTAATCGTTAAAACGGTATTTGCCGATAATTCCCATGTCGGCACTGGGCCCGAATTTGTAGTCGTCATCAAAGGATTTGAGGATATACCGGTAGCCCCAGAAAGATTCCTGTAAACTGAACTGTTCTGTTTTTACGAGTCCGAAATCCAACGTGAGATTGCCCGGAGTCCAACTGAGCATAGCATTTTTTACGTAAGCGACCCGTTCCAGATCGGCACCTTTTAGCTTGGTTTCCCCAATGTCGAATATCACCTTGCCACCGAAATTCTCCGTCAGTTTGAATTGGTAGCCCAGATAGGCTCTGTCCAGTTCAAATCCGGAGTTTGAGTTGGCATGTCCGAGTCCTGTGTGATAGTTGGCAAACAAGGTTACAATGGGTTTACCTGTGATGGTAATTTTCTGTTCCTGCGCACGAAGAATTAAAATCGATAATGTAAAGAGTACAAAAAAGCTAAGTCTTTTCATAAGAATGGTTTAGTGATTATCCAGAATTGTGTTACAAAATTAGGTCAGAATAGTTTCGTAAAAATGACGGAAAAGTTACATTTCTGTTACAACATAATTTTAGGGTTGAGATACAGTAATTAGCGATTTAAATTGAAAGGCAGACGGAAAATCACTTGTTTTTTTCAAAAATTGTATATAATTTGTGAACCGATTTAAAACGTTTGAAATCGCAGAGGGCGGTCGGAATGGAAAATTTTCTTCTTTTTCTGCGTCTTTTTCTTTTCAGACAACAATAATAACCTAAAACTTATTAACCATGAAAACCTATAGTCCTAACGAGATTAAAAATATCGCACTCGTGGGCAGTGCAGGTTCTGGTAAGACCACACTGGCTGAAGCGATGATGTACGAGGGCGGGGTCATCCCGCGCAGAGGTAGCGTAAGTGCTAAAAATACCTCCTCTGATTACCGGCCCGTTGAACAGGAATACGGTTCTTCTGTATTTCCGGCAGTATTGTATGCTGAGTGGAAAAACCAAAAGCTTAATTTTATCGATACTCCGGGAGCCGATGATTTTGTCGGAGGCGTTATCTCTGCGCTGGAAGTGGCGGATGCTGCAGTCATGGTTGTGAATGCAGTAAAAGGTGTGGAAGTCGGTACTGAAATTATCAGCCGTCATGCTAAACGGATGAATAGACCGGTGATTTTTGTTGTCAACCAATTGGATCACGAGAAGGCTAATTTCGAACAGACGATTGAGCATGCAAAGGCTTCTTTCGGTAAGAAAATTGTATTGGTGCAATATCCGGTAAATCCGGGTAACGGCTTTAATAGGGTCGTAGATGTGTTGAAGATGGAGATGTATAAGTGGGGGCCGGAAGGCGGTAAGCCGGAGGTTTTGCCGATCCCTGACGAGGAGAAGGAAAAAGCGGAAGAATTGCATAATATATTGGTGGAAGCTGCAGCCGAGAATGACGAGAAGCTGATGGAGCTTTATTTTGAAAAAGGTAGCCTGACAGAAGATGAGATGCGTGCCGGAATACGGGCAGGATTGATCAAGCGGGATATGTTTCCCGTATTCTGCGTATCGGCAGAAAAAGACATGTGCGTACGTCGGTTTATGGAGTTTTTGGTGAATGTAGCACCGAGTGCAGCAGCTATGCCGGGTACAAAGACTGTCGACGGAGAACTTGTGCCGTACAATGCCGAGGGGCCGACCTCTGTATTTGTTTTTGCGACTTCTATCGAACCGCATTTGGGTGAGATCAACTATTTTAAAGTCATGTCGGGGAGTTTGAAAGAAGGGGATGACCTTACCAATATGACGAATAGTACGAAAGAACGTTTTTCTCAGTTGTTTGCTGCGGCCGGGAAAAACCGTACGAAAGTAACGGAGCTGAAGGCCGGAGATATCGGGGCAACCGTAAAGCTGAAAGGAACGAAGAACGGGGACACCCTGAATGAAAAGGATTGTGAATATCGCTTCCCGGGCTTTAAGTATCCGGAACCCCGTTTCCGTACAGCCGTGAAGGCTGTAAACAAGAACGACGACGAAAAGGTAGCTGAAGTACTTAACCGTATGCATGAGGAGGATCCGTCGTTATTAGTAGAGTATTCTAAGGAACTGAAACAATTGATTCTTTCCGGTCAGGGTGAGTTCCATCTGAATACGATGAAATGGCGTATTGAGCACAATGATAAACTGCCGATTGAATTTATCGTACCTAAAATTCCCTACCGGGAAACGATAACCAAGTTCGCCCAGGCAGACTACCGGCATAAAAAGCAATCCGGCGGTGCGGGACAGTTCGGTGAAGTACATATGGTTATCGAACCTTATGTGGAAGGTATGCCGGAACCGACTTCTTATAAAATCGGAGGCATCGACAGCAAAATGTCTGTGAAAGGGAAAGAGGAATATAACCTGCCGTGGGGAGGAAAACTGGTATTTTACAACTGTATTGTCGGGGGTGTGATCGAAGCCCGTTTTATGCCGGCGATCCTGAAAGGTATTATGGAGAAGATGGAAGAGGGACCGTTGACGGGGTCTTATGCCCGTGACATACGTGTGTGTATTTACGACGGTAAGATGCACCCGGTAGACTCAAATGAAATTTCATTCCGTTTGGCCGGACGTCACGCTTTCAGCGAAGCGTTTAAAAATGCCATGCCGAAGGTGTTGGAACCGATCTATGACGTAGAAGTACTGGTGCCTGAAGAAGACATGGGAGACGTGATGAGTGATTTGCAGACCCGCAGGGCCGTTATTATGGGAATGGATTCAGACAGCGGTTTCCAGAAGATTATCGCAAAGGTACCTTTGAAGGAGATGCAACGCTATTCAACTGCCTTGAGTTCGATTACCGGAGGCCGTGCGACATTCAGTATGAAATTTGCCGGATACGAAAAAGTGCCGGGTGAAATTCAGGAGGAATTGTTGAAGTCTTATGACGAGGCTGAAGATGATGAATGATAAATCTTATAAACTTGGGAGCTGTGTCACAGAC
It encodes the following:
- a CDS encoding beta-N-acetylhexosaminidase, which codes for MKIRCLFFFLLVSMTLSAQDYLSALLPMPNRVEPGWGEDFIVTPKTVVTVDSDSLAFAASELRRILQERTGLSVTGTAGEGSVISLQVDPAMEGKEHYILSVERDRMVIKGATPGAVYWGIMTLDQLLLGDVCRSAGARIAPVYIDDAPRFAYRALMLDPARHFLPVKDVKFFIDQMVRYKYNVLQLHLTDDQGWRVEIRKYPALTAVGANRNPQGGNEGPDNGFYTQEELKELVRYAAERNVEIVPELDIPGHTVAVLAAFPELGCPHTESVQKVMGETVNLMLCAGNDKVYKLYEDIIQEVAAIFPSKRIHLGGDEAIIEENWMRCERCRALMKEKGYAKVSELMGYFFGRILPYVRDNGKEAILWCELDNIRMPVSGYLFPYPQDVTLVTWRYGLTPFCMDLTLQHGHQLIMAPGEYAYLDYPQWPGDLPEFNNWGMPVTSLETCYRFDPGYGRPATEQNHILGIMGTLWGEAIKDINRVTYMTYPRALALAEAGWTRMEFRKWDSFRERLYPNLMNLMRHGVSVRAPFEIGR
- a CDS encoding elongation factor G: MKTYSPNEIKNIALVGSAGSGKTTLAEAMMYEGGVIPRRGSVSAKNTSSDYRPVEQEYGSSVFPAVLYAEWKNQKLNFIDTPGADDFVGGVISALEVADAAVMVVNAVKGVEVGTEIISRHAKRMNRPVIFVVNQLDHEKANFEQTIEHAKASFGKKIVLVQYPVNPGNGFNRVVDVLKMEMYKWGPEGGKPEVLPIPDEEKEKAEELHNILVEAAAENDEKLMELYFEKGSLTEDEMRAGIRAGLIKRDMFPVFCVSAEKDMCVRRFMEFLVNVAPSAAAMPGTKTVDGELVPYNAEGPTSVFVFATSIEPHLGEINYFKVMSGSLKEGDDLTNMTNSTKERFSQLFAAAGKNRTKVTELKAGDIGATVKLKGTKNGDTLNEKDCEYRFPGFKYPEPRFRTAVKAVNKNDDEKVAEVLNRMHEEDPSLLVEYSKELKQLILSGQGEFHLNTMKWRIEHNDKLPIEFIVPKIPYRETITKFAQADYRHKKQSGGAGQFGEVHMVIEPYVEGMPEPTSYKIGGIDSKMSVKGKEEYNLPWGGKLVFYNCIVGGVIEARFMPAILKGIMEKMEEGPLTGSYARDIRVCIYDGKMHPVDSNEISFRLAGRHAFSEAFKNAMPKVLEPIYDVEVLVPEEDMGDVMSDLQTRRAVIMGMDSDSGFQKIIAKVPLKEMQRYSTALSSITGGRATFSMKFAGYEKVPGEIQEELLKSYDEAEDDE